Within Telopea speciosissima isolate NSW1024214 ecotype Mountain lineage chromosome 8, Tspe_v1, whole genome shotgun sequence, the genomic segment AGTTCTTCACCATTAaatccttgaaaaaaaaaaaatcataactgGACAAATAAAAAATGGGGTACACCCCTCAACAGCATATATTTCCATGACCAGAGTATGAAAAGATTCCCAAGTaatcataaaagaaaacaattgAGACTAAAGCATATTTCAATTTTAAAGtattcaaaataataaaaagagcaTAACAACTTGGACAAAAACATTTTTAACCTTCAGATACATTCATTTGATGGAAATCAATTTAACCTTCGCTCGAGGATTATCCAATAACATTGATGTCTCCAACCTTACCCTTAGCCCTTCCAGATGAAAATTGCCAAGATATCTTCTCACCCTTCCTTTACTCTCCACACATATCTCTCAAGGGTCTGCAATACATAGGTTTGCTACTCTTTATTCAGGGATGTGAAAGTCAGAAAGGTGCAGTTATGAAGTTATGAACCTTGGCATTCAATCCATTTTAATGAGGTATGGAGCTGATTATATCACGAGAAGCCAGTCATCCAATTGAAAAACTTTCTGGTCTATGCAACAAAAAAGAGCTCGTTCTTTTACAACACCACccacaatcccccccccccccctcaaggCAGCCAACAATGACATTTTTCACACATTCAGATTCACCTTCCATCCAAAACTACGACAGTTTCTGAATGGAACAAGGGGTGTCCCTCCAAAGACCATCATCTAGCCCAAGTATCACGCCCGATGCCTCCATGCATGCAACATGATCTAGTGCTCTTTAAATTGCAACCAGACACCCCAGTACCTCACCAGGTGGCTAAGAAAAATGTTGTCAATTTGAGAGGCATAAAGACAGAGCAACTACAAGACCAACCAACTGCCACATAGGAACTCTACAAGGACTCCTCCAGCTAGAAAACACCAAATCATTAACCAACCTTGGCAACGGCACAGAAACCTCCAACCAGCACTCAGccagttttaacttttaactcTTGGAGAAGAGCTAAAGCTTAATTTTGCTACAACTGTACACTAGTAATTGAGAAATGGTACCAAGAAATGTTCCATTCATTATCCAGAAAAGGGACCAATTATTGAAGATGCCCAGGCTTCAGAATGGTTAATGAGTGACAGTAATTTTAGTTCAACCATCTAACAAAGAGCATTATAACAATGTGATTGACAGAACTTAGGAAGTTCAAACCATTGCTCTCAAAATTCTTCCCCACCCCagaacaaacaacaacaacaactgctcagccttatcccaactaaatggggtcaggtAAATGGATCCTTGCCCGCCAATCAGCTAAATGCATACACACTTTTATGCaagtctttcctcaccacttctcctaaggtcattttagttCAACACGTACATGTGCatgctctctcttttttttcccagtCTGTGTGTGTCTGTGATGCTGATTGGAGTGATCAAGAATCTCTgccaagaaaaaatattttgattccAAACATCACCAAGAAAATAAGACAGGGTCATCATTAACATTTGATGTAAGAAAAACAACCAAATTGGTGGAGATGTTAATCTAACAATGACTAACCATATTCAAACCGATTAAATCCTTTCAATGGTTCCTCCAACACCAAGTCGAAGCAATAAAAGTGTGTATGCATGTATGtgcataagagagagagagagagagagagtaacaaGAAATTTTCTGATTATCAGGTTATGTTTGTTTAACAAGTGCATCATGGTCCGGAAGTTCTCTTTCCACCAGCCTATTTTGTGGAATTTAATAACTGACACCTCACGACAGTTAAACCAATCCCCACTTCCACTATTCACTTGATTTGTAAATATACAGAAACAATACAAACTTAATcatttgcaatcaaagaagcTTTGCAACAAAGAGCAAAAACCTTGATGTTGATCCATTTTGTTGTAGGCATCCATACGATAACAAAGAAAACTGAGACATAAGTCTGTGAAGTGCTCATCAACCCCACTACACATTTGAATACTAAATTGGAAGAACCAATAGTTTCAACATAACCAATTCAAAAAGAGATTACATAAATTGAAACCTAGAAAAGGGAGTAAAGTCCAACTGAATggtaaagaaagggaaaagaaaaatcagGCAATCTAGTGGAGGCCACGGCTAAAAGCCATGAGACAGCAGCAGTAAGATGAATATAAACTTCTAGTCTATGGCTCAACAGTAGTCACCTGTTGCCACTCCCCATCTACTGCTTCTTTCCACAATGTTACATTGTTGTTTCCATCTGCCACAGCCAATATATTTCCAGTCAGCGACCATGAGACCCTCCAAGCTGGGGTCTTAAAATCGTTCAAAACTTTGCCTTCCCATTGGTCACCTTCCTTAGCTACGGTCCATATAATAACTGTTCCATCCTGTGAAGCGCTCGCAATTGTAGACTTTGGAAGCCCCAAGTTAGGCGCCCAAGCCACATCCCTAACCCAATCAGAGTGCATATGAAGAGCAGGGAAGCAATCCATCTTCCAATTTCCATGGTACAGCTTCCATACCTTCACAGTGTTATCACATCCACCTGAAACAAGCTTCTGGACAGGCTCAAACATGTCAGATCCAACAAGAGCACCAGGAGCCATTGAAGGGGCCCATGAAACAGAGGTGACACCTACAGGGTGAGCTTGATCAATCTTTGTAGTGTCCCAACCACCATCAGCCCTGGCAGTATGGACTGATATGTTTCCATCGGATGATCCACAGGCCAACCAAAGGCCAAGTTCATGTGGAGCCCAAGCAATGGAATTGACGGAGGACTTGTGGATATCAAAAACTTGGGCCTGAGTCCACTCGTTCTGGTTACCCTCTTTCCAAAGTATCACTCTACCATCATAAGAGCAGGAAGCAAGGATGGAGCCAAATTTTGGGTGCACCCATGCAACCTGCCAAACAGGACCTTGGTGACCACTCAATGTTGCCAAGTGCTGCGAAGTAGAATTGCTGCTCACACCAGTTATCTTGATAGTGGTATCCGAAGATGCAGATGCCAAACGCTTGCCATAGTAATCCATGGCCACATCGTGAATGGTGTCTTGGTGGCCCGTTTCAATCTTCTGGGGAGGCATTATTCTCAAGTTTGATTCTCAGATTTctgtttcaattttaattcctcTTACTATCTCCTGTTATGCAGATGCCAGTTCAGATTTGAGACCACTCAATCTCTCACAAAGCTTCTTATGTTTCTGTTAATCAATTCAGACTAATAACAGAacgatttctctctcctctgatAATTAATCACGGAGAAACTCTAACCACTTGTTAGGGATAAGCAGTTATATGACAGAATCGAAGCTCATAATAAGATTTTTCCATTTTAATCCCAGTAATCTAGTTccaatggaaatggaaaattgCAAACAATGTTTGTCCAATTAGAATCACACTACAACAGCTCATTCTCTCTATAAAGATTCCcccatataaaagaaaaaagtaacTAGATCAGTGCAAGAATTCCAAGAAGATAATTGTCGTtattaaaaaaccctaaatctcactATCGATCTGGTGAGACAGTAGGTAATAGGTAAACATTAAGGCTATAACGTAACCATAAATGCAATGAAACTCGATTAAACAgagtaagagaaaaaaaaatgcacttaCCTGCGAGAGCCCAAACACTCCACGGATCAGATAGGCCACGAAACTCGACGAGGAGAAAATTAACTCTGCAAACGCTCTTCCGTGTGAATTAACTCTGGAGTCCGGAGTTTGGAGCCCGGAGCGGAAGAGAAAATAAATCGAATAACTGGCGTGCAAGATGATTGAACGAAAACCGAAACTTAAACCGGCCGTTAAGATCGGATCAGAATTGAAAGTAAATCAATTCggttttgttttaaaaatatggaatttttttttgggttcggtttgattttggtttggtgaCTAAATCGTTACAAATCAAATTAcctatttttttaaatcaaataatgaaccaagtaaaattatattctttttaaaTATTGCTTTCAGTAtggataggggtgtcaattttggaccggAATCGGTAATCGGACTGAAATCGTCCTGCTAGGAACCAGAACCGAAACCGATctacccaatagcttattggtccagATCTGGTCTTAGTGATAGGTTATTCGTCCAGATCTGGTCTGGTTCCAGGAACCATTAAAGAACCGTTAAAACCAATAGAAATGACCAGGACTGGATTATCATCTAATAAAATCTGACGAATGATgtcatacaaaagaaaaacaacttcaGAAGTTGTGTTTTTGGTATTATCTCCACTCATACCTTACAACTGCAATGTATAGattattatttcaataaaaatctttatTCACGAACTACCAAATTGGTGAATATCAGGAATTATGTGAAAGTTGTAGACATCAAAATTAGTTAAAGTCTAACATATCTGTTCACACTTCGCAtgagatgataatatatacattgacACATTGGAACGTGCACCATTTTTCTAGAGCAACTCCTATTGTCCTTGTTTTGGGCTCTACATAATAATAATGTTTGAACCCGCTTAGGAATTGGAACCGGACCACCCATTACTTAATGGTCCTAGATCTCAAATTTGGAACTGGTGAacttattggtccggatctggtctTAACATCTTAGAGCCAGAATTGCTAGAGAACGGGACTGATAGCCCAGAACCGGACCAACTGACAACCCTAAGTATGGATGATAAATTCAATATAACCCTAATAAATAAGCCAAAGTCCAGAACAAagttttggtttaaaacttGGGTGGAGATTAATCTCTAATAATGCATTATGCCACTATGGGCTAAGGTGTTGAAAGtcaaatattttccaaataatTCGATTTTGGACACTAAAAGAGGGTCTTCGCCTTGGAATAGCATTGCTTATGTCCTTCCCCTTCTTTAAGATTTAGCTTTTAGAATTGTTGGTAATGGgaggttttcttattttttggacTGATCCATGGGTTCCTAATATTTCGAGCTTCCTTGTTTAATTGGCCTTGGTTCGGGGACCTTGTGAGTAGTTATATGGATTATAATCAATGGAATTTACATTCCTCGTACTCTTTGTTACTCTCTACTTTTGCTTTCTCAATTGCTAATGTTCATGTTTCCAATGAAGGTGATAGATAGTCTGTGTTTATTGACCAATATATGATGGTAGCTTCTCTACAAAAATAGTTGCTAAATTTTTTCTTCATCTAAAAGGCCTCCAAAAAAttctaagtattcaatatggtGGCATTTTTTATGAATACTTTTTTTgtattcaaaatttaaaatattttcttggtgtATCTTACATGCATGAGTTCTAGTTCAGGTTATCCTTTCAAAATAGAGTCCGATCGACCCCCAATTTGTATTTTGTTTGTATTGAATCTATATAGcacattttcttattttgtgtTTGGACAAAGTTTGTTTGGATTGCAGGTCTTCCGGGCTTAAGAACCGAATATCTTTCCTACCCCTCGTCGGAACAGCTTTGTCTCCACTCTCTCTAATAAACAATTTGATAAATCGCTTCATGTGGATTCTGCAAAATATTTCCAGATGGTTGAATGATCTTAAGATTTatcccccaccccctcctctTCCCAATAATGTAACTTATCAAGATGTTTTTGATAGACTCCCTCCTATTTTAAGGTCTTGCCCATGTTGAGTTATCCTATTTTGATTTACGCAGAATCTCCTAACTCAGTCCTAGACAGAGTGGGTTGACATACTACATTCTGTTAGAAAGATTCATTGTTTTGATCGTTGCAGGTTTTTCGGAACATGAGGTTCTCAGtttgaagaagggttttgagCATGCGGCAAAGCTAAAATTGGCAATTGGTGAAATTTAGTGTGCAAGCAAAGTGATGTCTGAATTTCAACCAATAGGCAAGCTTTTGTTTACCAAAGGGACAATGTAAATATCTTTATTTAGTAATTTCATTTCTTCTAGGGGATGTTTTGTTAATAGGGACATAAAACTGTTTATAGCCGATATATACAAGTATACTCATCCGAGCCGCAGGAACATGTACACACGGAATACGAGAATTACCACCTTGTTGAAGATCTTGTGGTGCTACCCGAagactttaccaaaaaaaaataaggtttgttttttggtaaagatacAAAAAGTTGGCCCAAACACCTAACATAGGACTTAAACCgaataagaaatcaaaattggaCCGAATCGATTcgatttttgttttgaaaatgtACTCCTATTCTCGATTCAGTTCGTTTTGATTTCTAAATTTGTATCTTGAATCAAACTGATTGACACCATTAGTTGAACTATCGAAGCTAGAAAggacaaggttttaaaactctgAATCGGTATGGGATCGGAATCCTTCAATTCTGATTCAGTTTTGaatcaaataaccccaaaatatGCTAGGAATACGTAGGACGTGACTCAGTTGGAATTGCCTTGACTTGGTCGGACTTAGTATGCATAGAACCAGGTTTAATCAGAATCGGCCCATATTCTGGGTGAACTCGGTTGATTCTAATCCGAGTTTTAAAACAATGGGCAAGGATTCTAAAGAAATCTATTCAAATGAAGGCTTGATTGAACAGAGACAATAAAACTGAACCCATTTTGGCCCAATTGACGATCTAATGTTTCGATATTTAGACTTGCATGTTTTGGGCTACAATGACGTGAGCCCAACCAACTACAGCCCAGTTGAGGTTGGTTGAATATAAGATGGGCTTACTATTGGGCTTAAACGTAACCTAACAAACCATGAGGTTGTAAGCTAAGAGACCTAAGGGTTTTGTTTGGTATGCAGTCCTGGAATAGatttcagaatgcattctagaccccGAATCTATTCTGAAAATGCATATCAATAACAACTTAAGTTTGTTCATTGAAGTCCTATGTCTTACTATAACCCATTCAGTGGCTGAAGATGAATTGATTCTTTGATTTAATCATTCATCTCCAAgcttaaaacccaaaacccacgcttgggctgggcttgctTTGGTCCAGTCCAAACCTAGTCTGGTTCTACCGGTTGATCCAGCTTATACAGAATTAGCAATGGGACaatctctattttttctttttgctaaCGAGGGTGTCCAGACCTTTGGCCTGACTGGTCCCCTAGGCATGTACATACGCTCCTACacataggggtgtaaatgaatagccgaaatccgttttcgtatccgtgtccatatccgtttagcactatccgaatccgtctgaaagctaaacggatgcggatacggataggctttagctatccgaaaagctatatttacatgtaaaaggataaaatatccgatccgtatccatgtccgtatccgtttagcactatccgaatccgtccgatagctaatctgatgcagatgcggatatagcactatccgagccgaatccgatctgtttacagccCTACCTACACATACGCACCAGGACAGCACCGGATTCTATGAGAACCATAGAAGTCGTGAACTCAAAACGCATGTTGATTTAAGCACACTcgcttgccaactgagctacacCTTTGGGGTTTAATTAGTTGTATAGTTACTTTAGTTAAGCATAATTGAAATTTGGAGCTAGTGAGCAAGGTAAAGGGTTATCACCTTCTTTCTTGAAGAACTCGTTTGTTCAAAAGCAAAAAGTGGAAGGCCGGCATGCCTAGATTATAATTTTTGTTGGATACTACTACGAATCAAGGGAACTCATAAGGTGAGGGAGCCCAAGGCAACATTATCAATCCACATGAagtcaagaaatttttttttgtgggaccAGCCTCCTATATCAATCAGACCACGACACTTCTAAATCGATGTCCATGATAGATAGTCCGGAACAGGTAACCATTTTCAAGTGATTCCACTCTACTTCAGGACTATGCTTGCGAAAAAGTAACTCTTTCTTAGTAGCTCCATTTTGGTACCAAATTGCCCATTCTATGGTGAGGGTAAGGATCAAAGGTTGTCTGCTCTCATACTACTGATATGAACCTCAGAAAGCTCACCCCCTAAAAACTGATTCATAAAGTGAGGGAGTCCAATGCCTTATCAATCTCTACCAAGGCTCTCACTAAACCAATGTGAGATTAGTCTCCATCTGACTCATACGAGATCGTAACATATGCTACTTCTTGTGTTACAAGACCACTTTTTCAACATGTTTTATGCTCTCCCAAACGGAATGAGAACAGAAGGAAGATTTGTAGAGTGTTTCTTTAGTTTAGTGAAAAAAATTTCGATTCTCTCGTGTGGATGTAAGCATTTGTGACGAACTAcattaaacttaaaaaaaataaaacccctCTACAAGTCCTCCTTTCAATCACTTGACATCcattttcctttccttccactGTCCCACTCCTACCTCCTATGAGGTGGTAGTGGGGGGTTTCAAAGTTCAAATCCatttaaaaaatgaagaatGAAGTGATTTGTTAGCATGGTTAGTGCTTGTAGTGGATACATCATCTAATCCTTAGGTCGTGTAGTTCGATCATTCGATTTATTATAAAATGTAATTAGGGATGACGATGCGGCAAATGAGAAGGTTTCACAAAGGCTATACCTCATCCTTTCTCACAATAAGGACCCACACTTAGAAAAATATGTTGTGATTCATCAATAATACTAAATATGAGAATTTGTTTTACACCAATAATGAACGTCTACAGCCCACGGTCAACCAATCCCTGTGATCTTATAATTATTTCCCCTATTTTATACGAAATGCCTTTGATACTACTCCACGAGTCATATCCTTTCGCCAAAAATGATGAAAGAAGAAATTCTCTTTTCACCACTGGTGAAGGAAAATTGAGTCAGATAGATTATGGGATGGGTAGAGGCTTTTCAATTTTGGAATACATCCAAGTAAAATGAAGTTGTTCGGAACTTGAATGCTTTGACTATGAGTGTCAAACAATCTCTTTGGTCTAATTTAGATTCAGCTG encodes:
- the LOC122671899 gene encoding protein transport protein SEC13 homolog A-like, which codes for MPPQKIETGHQDTIHDVAMDYYGKRLASASSDTTIKITGVSSNSTSQHLATLSGHQGPVWQVAWVHPKFGSILASCSYDGRVILWKEGNQNEWTQAQVFDIHKSSVNSIAWAPHELGLWLACGSSDGNISVHTARADGGWDTTKIDQAHPVGVTSVSWAPSMAPGALVGSDMFEPVQKLVSGGCDNTVKVWKLYHGNWKMDCFPALHMHSDWVRDVAWAPNLGLPKSTIASASQDGTVIIWTVAKEGDQWEGKVLNDFKTPAWRVSWSLTGNILAVADGNNNVTLWKEAVDGEWQQVTTVEP